A genomic window from Sphingobacterium sp. BN32 includes:
- a CDS encoding HAD family phosphatase has protein sequence MNEQSLHKYLKLKELSSPFKALLFDVDGTLADNIYAHKAAYVAVSKEYGVDLDPDLIDETAGWPTIAVAEEISKRYHVALDYGVFAKRKSAIFIQDFIQQTQPVDFVRQVLLDYHGIKKIGVVSGGTRSTLNITLDVIDVKGKYETLVCAGDTEFGKPSPQPFLLAAEHLQVDPKDCLVFEDGDPGVQGAIAAGMSWVRIDQL, from the coding sequence ATGAATGAACAATCGTTGCACAAATACCTTAAACTAAAAGAACTCTCCTCTCCCTTCAAAGCTTTATTGTTTGATGTCGACGGCACATTAGCCGACAATATCTACGCGCACAAAGCGGCTTATGTTGCTGTTTCTAAAGAATATGGTGTTGATTTAGACCCCGACTTGATCGACGAAACTGCTGGATGGCCAACCATTGCCGTTGCTGAAGAGATTAGTAAGCGCTATCATGTAGCATTAGATTATGGAGTTTTTGCCAAAAGGAAATCTGCCATATTCATTCAAGACTTTATCCAACAAACCCAACCCGTAGACTTCGTTCGCCAAGTGTTATTGGACTACCATGGCATTAAGAAAATAGGTGTTGTATCTGGCGGGACACGCTCAACATTAAATATCACCTTAGATGTTATTGATGTGAAAGGGAAATATGAAACATTAGTTTGCGCAGGAGACACGGAGTTTGGAAAGCCATCACCTCAACCCTTCCTATTGGCGGCAGAACATTTACAGGTAGATCCCAAAGACTGTTTAGTATTCGAGGACGGCGACCCTGGGGTTCAAGGCGCCATCGCTGCAGGAATGTCCTGGGTTAGAATCGATCAACTATAG